From Fusarium fujikuroi IMI 58289 draft genome, chromosome FFUJ_chr07, a single genomic window includes:
- a CDS encoding related to asn-tRNA synthetase, mitochondrial, whose protein sequence is MISFRASRVPRFGRPRPQIRPYAVKVPPGECQKDIKTVAELKAWGPSSHVPDVEVCGWVRSVRKSSGVRFIDITDGSSMRPVQVVVDKNLATDMRPGAAVRLKGTWVDESRKQSVINGTSQASSKGETSTGSEQPELKVSEVEVLGGSDPMTYPIQNKYQTPESLRTISHLRPRTPLNSTMLRFRSDATTMLTQFFFRERFQQTHPPIITSSDCEGAGEAFSVKASSADEFFRDPKYLTVSSQLHLEALAQALGNVWTLSPTFRAEQSDTSRHLSEFYMLEAEMSFVGDMEEVMNLTQRMLNSMASGLKELNAAKELEQNRVDSKEPSERLAFNDLVDQEQLDRRWRGMLTTKKWPRITYSEALEILKPIAEQFEHKPTWGSGLQSEHEKYLAEKIGYDEATDAYVPIFITQYPRDIKAFYMRQSSSSPTSGLTVDCFDLLVPHLGELAGGSMREHRLPQLEENMRALGLEVPSKRSDKGKELAWYLDLRRWGCPPHGGFGLGFDRLLSYLTGVPNVRDVVPFPRHYHRCDC, encoded by the exons ATGATATCGTTTCGTGCATCGAGAGTGCCAAGATTCGGAAGACCAAGGCCCCAAATAAGACCATATGCGGTCAAGGTTCCTCCTGGCGAGTGCCAGAAAGATATCAAAACTGTGGCTGAGCTTAAAGCTTGGGGCCCATCGTCCCATGTGCCTGATGTCGAGGTTTGTGGATGGGTCAGATCAGTGCGGAAGAGCTCAGGGGTACGCTTCATCGACATCACCGATGGGTCGTCCATGCGACCCGTTCAGGTGGTCGTGGACAAAAATCTAGCCACGGA TATGCGTCCAGGCGCAGCTGTCCGCCTAAAAGGAACATGGGTTGATGAGAGCAGAAAACAATCTGTCATTAATGGGACATCTCAGGCGTCGAGCAAGGGCGAAACGTCAACAGGCTCAGAACAGCCGGAGCTCAAGGTCTCAGAGGTAGAGGTTCTCGGAGGCTCTGACCCTATG ACCTATCCGATCCAGAACAAATATCAGACCCCTGAAAGTCTTCGCACTATCTCACATCTGCGGCCAAGAACGCCTCTGAACTCAACGATGCTACGATTCCGATCAGATGCCACCACCATGCTCACACAGTTCTTCTTCCGTGAGCGATTTCAGCAAACGCACCCTCCTATCATCACTTCCTCTGATTGCGAGGGTGCTGGAGAAGCATTTTCCGTCAAAGCATCTTCTGCTGACGAGTTCTTCCGTGATCCCAAGTATCTGACTGTCTCTTCTCAGCTCcatcttgaggctctcgCTCAAGCGCTCGGCAACGTCTGGACCTTGTCCCCAACATTTCGTGCCGAGCAGAGTGATACGTCGAGACATCTCAGCGAGTTTTACATGctcgaggctgagatgaGCTTCGTTGGTGACATGGAGGAAGTCATGAACCTAACACAGCGCATGCTGAACTCAATGGCCAGCGGGTTGAAGGAGCTCAATGCTGCAAAGGAGCTTGAGCAGAACCGAGTTGACTCGAAGGAACCTTCCGAGCGCCTTGCATTCAACGACCTAGTTGACCAGGAACAACTGGATCGTCGATGGCGAGGTATGCTCACCACCAAGAAATGGCCTCGAATCACGTACAGTGAGGCTCTCGAGATTCTCAAGCCTATTGCCGAGCAATTTGAGCACAAGCCTACATGGGGTTCTGGTCTGCAATCGGAACATGAGAAGTACCTTGCTGAGAAGATAGGTTACGACGAGGCCACAGATGCATATGTTCCAATCTTCATAACACAGTATCCGCGGGATATCAAGGCATTCTACATGCGCCAGTCATCCTCGTCTCCGACTTCGGGTCTGACAGTGGACTGTTTTGACCTCCTGGTTCCTCACCTGGGTGAACTGGCTGGCGGCTCTATGCGTGAGCACCGTCTGCCTCAACTCGAGGAGAACATGCGGGCCCTTGGTTTGGAAGTTCCCAGCAAGCGATccgacaagggcaaggagcTGGCCTGGTATCTCGACCTGCGTCGCTGGGGCTGCCCCCCTCACGGTGGCTTCGGACTTGGTTTCGACCGACTTCTAAGCTACCTCACTGGCGTGCCCAACGTCCGTGATGTTGTCCCCTTTCCACGCCACTACCATCGATGCGACTGCTAA